The Saccharothrix violaceirubra genome segment GATCGGCGGGCAGCGCGGACGGCACCGGGCCGGTCGGCGTCGTGCGCGCGGACACCGCGGCCACGTCCGTGCTGTCCACCGTGGACGACGTGGGCACGGCCGCCGGGCGCGTCGTGACCGTGCTGGCGTTGCGCGAGCAGCTCGACGGCAAGGCCGGCCGGTACGGCGTGGCGGGCAACGCGCAGGGGCCGGCGCCTGGCATCGAGGCAGGTTGACGGCGGGTGAACGGTCCTGGGCCGAACGGGTGAGGCCGGTGGGCGCCGGCGGTCCGCCGGCGTGTTAGCGTTAGGGCCCGTGGACAGGGCCGGAGCCCTGGCGGAACATTCGGACCACGGGAGCCTCGTTGGTGCTTCAGGCACGCACGACCAAGCACGTTTTCGTCACCGGAGGCGTGGCCTCCTCGCTCGGCAAGGGCCTCACCGCGAGCAGCCTCGGTCAGCTCCTGACCTCCCGTGGCCTGCGGGTGACCATGCAGAAGCTCGACCCGTACCTCAACGTGGACCCCGGGACGATGAACCCGTTCCAGCACGGCGAGGTGTTCGTGACCGAGGACGGCGCCGAGACCGACCTCGACATCGGTCACTACGAGCGGTTCCTCGCCCGTGACCTGTCCGGCGAGGCCAACGTCACCACCGGCCAGGTGTACTCCGAGGTGATCGCCAAGGAGCGGCGCGGCGAGTACCTGGGCGACACCGTCCAGGTCATCCCGCACATCACCGACGAGATCAAGCGCCGGATCCGGGCGATGGCCGAGCCGGACGCGGACGGCAACGCGCCGGACGTGGTGATCACCGAGGTCGGCGGCACGGTCGGCGACATCGAGTCGCTGCCGTTCCTGGAGGCCGCCCGGCAGGTGCGCCACGACGTGGGCCGCGACAACGTGTTCTTCCTGCACGTGTCGCTCGTGCCCTACCTGGCGCCGTCGGGCGAGCTGAAGACCAAGCCGACCCAGCACTCGGTGGCCGCGCTGCGCAACATCGGCATCCAGCCCGACGCCATCGTGTGCCGGGCGGACCGGGAGATCCCGGACGCGCTCAAGCGCAAGATCGGCCTGATGTGCGACGTGGACACCGACGCCGTGGTCGCGGCCGTGGACGCGCCGTCCATCTACGACATCCCCAAGGTGCTGCACGGCGAGGGCCTCGACGCCTACGTGGTGCGCCGGCTCGGGCTGCCGTTCCGGGACGTGGACTGGACCGTGTGGGGCGACCTGCTCGGCCGCGTGCACAACCCGAGCGAGAAGGTGCGGGTCGCGCTCGTGGGCAAGTACGTCGACCTGCCCGACGCGTACCTGTCGGTGACCGAGGCGCTGCGCGCGGGCGGGTTCGCGCACCGGGCCAAGGTCGAGGTCGTGTGGGTGGCCTCCGACGAGTGCGACACGCCGTCGGGCGCGGCGCACGCGTTGGCCGGCATCGACGCGGTGCTGGTGCCCGGCGGGTTCGGCGTGCGCGGCATCGAGGGCAAGATCGGCGCGGTGACGCACGCCCGCACGCGCGGCATCCCCGTGCTGGGGCTGTGCCTGGGCCTGCAGTGCATGGTCATCGAGGCCGCGCGGAACCTCGCGGGCATCGCGGACGCGAACTCGGCCGAGTTCGAGGAGGTCGGCTCGCCGGTCATCAGCACGATGGCCGACCAGCAGGACGTCGTGTCCGGTCAGCGCGACATGGGCGGCACGATGCGGCTGGGCGCCTACCCGGCCAAGCTCGTCCCGGGTTCGCAGGTGGCCCTGGCCTACGGCGCGGTCGAGGTGTCCGAACGGCACCGGCACCGCTACGAGGTCAACAACGCCTACCGCGACCGGCTGGCCAAGTCCGGCCTGGTGTTCTCCGGGACCTCGCCGGACGGGCGGCTGGTGGAGTTCATCGAGCTGCCCGCCGACGTGCACCCGTTCTTCGTGGCCACGCAGGCGCACCCCGAGCTGAAGTCGCGGCCCACCCGGCCGCACCCGCTGTTCGCGGCGTTCGTGAAGGCCGCGCTGGACTACCGGCTCGCCGACCGGCTGCCGCTGCCCGAGACCGCCGGGGCGAAGGCGTGACCCGGCACGAGTTCTCGACGGTGTCCTCGCGGGACGTGCACATCGGACGGGTCGTGGGCCTGCGGGTCGACGAGGTCGTCATGCCCGGCGGGGGCACGGCGTCGCGCGAGGTCGTCGAGCACCTGGGCGCGGTGGCGGTCGCGGCCGTGGACGACGACGGGTGCGTGACGTTGATCCACCAGTACCGGCACCCGTTGGGCAAGCGGATCTGGGAACTGCCGGCCGGGTTGCTGGACGCCGCGGCGGAGGAGCCGCTGGAGGCGGCCCGGCGCGAGCTGGTCGAGGAGGTCGGGCTGACCGCGTCCTCGTGGGTGACGCTGGTGGACGTCGCCGCGTCGCCCGGGTTCACCGACGAGGTCGTGCGGGTGTTCCTCGCGCGGGGGCTGGAGTCGGTCGAGCGGCAGGTGCTGGGCGAGGAGGAGGCCGACCTCGAGGCCCGGCAGGTGCCGTTGGACGAGGCCGTGGCCATGGCGTTGGCCGGGGAGATCGTCAACGGCGCGGCGGTGTCGGGGTTGCTGGCGGCCCAGGCGGTGCTGGCCGGGCGGGCGCGGGCCCGGCCCGCCGACGCGCCGTTCGCCGACCGGCCCACGGCGTTCGCCCGGCGGCTTTCGGTCTAGGTCGCACTTCCGGGTCTCGTTCTCGGACGGTGGGCCCACCGGCGCGTACCCCCCGGGCGGAACACGGACCGGTGTCGCGGACGCCGGGTGGGTGCCCGAGTGCGTATTTCGGGGTGTCCGAACGGGTGTTTCGGGGTGCCTGAGTGGAGGACTCGCGCGGTGGTGGTCGGGGAGACTGGCGGGGGAGGTGGTCGGGTGGGGTGGCCACGAGGCGGGTTCGGCCGGGTTCGGCAGCCGGTGCTGGTCGCGGGGTTGGCGGCGGTCGCGGCCGGGGTGCTGGTGTTCGTCGACCCCACCGGGCCCGGGTCGTGGCTGCCGCCCTGCCCGCTGTTCGCGTTGACCGGCATCCAGTGCCCGGCCTGCGGGTCGACGCGCATGGTGCACGCGTTGATCCACGGCGACGTCGTCGCCGCCTGGCACTTCAACGCGGTCATGCTCGTGGCCGGGCTGCCACTGCTGGCCTGGCTGTGGGTGCGGTGGCTGCGCGCCGCCCGGCGGGGGACGGCGGCGCCCGTCGGCAACCGGGTCGGTGTGCCGGTCCTGGTGGTGGCCGTGCTCTGGATGCTGGTGCGCAACCTAGTCGCGTAGCTTGCGGCCGTACGGGTCCGTGCCGCCGCTGACCAGCAGGATGATGCCGTCGACCAGGGTCCAGACGCCCAGGCCGCCGCACGTGAGCAGCTGGGCGATCGCGATCCCGTAGTGGCCGGTGTAGAACCGGCCGATGCCGAACGACAGGAAGATCTGGAGCAGGCCCGCCACGACCTTCGACCGGTTCGACAGCGGCTGCCCGGTGAACTGGTCGTAGCCGTAGGGCGCGGGATGGCCGTGCGGGCCGTAAGGCGACGGCGCCGCGTAGTACGGCCCGGTGGGCGGGAAGCCCGCGGGCGGGGGCGGGTAGTACGTGCCGGTCTGCGGCTGGGCGAACGGGGGCGGCGGGGGCGGCACGTCCATCGGCGGCGGGCCCGCGTAGGTCGGCGGCGGCAGGAAGTCCGGCCGCGGGTGGGGCAGGTCGGTGAACAGTCCCGCCAGCTGCTCCGCGTACTGCGCCTCCGCGGCCTGGCCGACGCGCACCTCGTACTCGCCGATGTCCAGTCGCCCGGCGGCGAAGTGGTCGTTGAGCGAGGTGATCGCTTCCTCGCGCTGCTGGTTGCCGATCCGGATCCGTTCTGCTTCCGACACGCCACAAAGCTAGCCGATCGGCCGCCCGGCCGGTCGTGACCGGTGCCGACGACGCGGGCACAATGCCGGCGTGCAGGACGTGATCACCGCCTTCCTCGACCACCTCGCCGTCGAGCGCGGCACGGCGCGCAACACGCTCGACTCCTACCGGCGTGACCTGCGCCGGTACGCCGAGCACCTGGCGGGCCTGGGGATCACGTCGCTCGACGACGTCGCGGAGTCGACCGTGACCGGGTTCCTCGCCGCGCTGCGGGAGGGCGGACTGGCCGCGTCGTCGGCCGCGCGCACGGTCGTCGCCGTGCGCGGTCTGCACCGTTTCGCGCACCGGGAAGGCCGTACCGCGCACGACCCGGCGCACGCCGTGCACCCGCCCACCCCGCCGAAGCGGCTGCCCAAGGCGTTGCCCGTGGACGACGTGCTGCGGTTGCTGGACACGCCGGGCGACACACCGGCGGCGTTGCGCGACCGGGCGTTGCTGGAGTTGCTCTACTCCAGCGGTGCCCGGATCTCCGAGGCCGTCGGGCTCGACGTGGACGACGTGGACGCGGGGGAGCGGACCGTGCTGCTCGACGGCAAGGGCGGGCGGCAGCGGCTCGTGCCGGTCGGCCGGCCCGCGCTCGCGGCGCTGGACGCCTACCTCGTACGGGCACGTCCCGTGCTGGCCAAGCGCGGCGGCCCGGCCCTGTTCCTCAACGCGCGCGGCGGTCGGTTGTCCCGGCAGACCGCGTGGCACGTGCTCAAGACCGCGGCCGAACGCGCGGGCATCACGCGCGAGGTCTCGCCGCACACGTTGCGCCACTCGTTCGCCACCCACCTGCTGGAGGGCGGCGCGGACGTGCGCGTGGTGCAGGAGTTGCTCGGCCACGCGTCCGTGACCACGACGCAGGTCTACACGCTCGTCACGGTCAACACCCTGCGCGAGGTGTACGCCACGGCCCATCCCCGCGCGAGGGGTGGAACCGCGGGCGGTCACGGGTAACGTGTGCGCATCCGCCGCACGCCCACGACGAGCGAACGACGAGCCCGGAGGTGACGCCGCCGTGCCGAGCCTGGACGAGCCCGAGCCCGCGGAGATCGAGCTGAGCGCGGTGCTGCACGCGTTGAGCGACCCGACCCGGCTCGCCGTGATCCGCCAGATCGAGGCCGACGGCGAGCGCTGCTGCGGCACGCTGGTGGTCGACGTGGCCAAGTCCACGCTGTCCCAGCACCTGCGCGTGCTGCGCGAGGCCGGGCTCACCCGGACCAGGGCGTGCGGGAACCAGCGGTGGGTGTCGCTGCGCCGCGACGACCTGGACGAGGTGTTCCCGGGACTGCTCGACGTGGTGCTGCGGGCGGCCGACCGGACGGCCCGCACGCCGGTGGCCGCCGGCTGACGGCACCCGATCACCGCCGGCGGGTCGGGTGGTCCACGGCGAGGCGCGTTGCCGGCCGTCCCGGGTGTGCTTAGGCTGCGCCTGGGTAGCGGACTAGGAATCGGGAAACGATGTCGACACCGGAGCACGCCGGCGGTGTGTGGGGCAGCCCCCCGCCGCCACCGCCTCCGACCGGTGTGCCGCGCGCGTCCGTCGAGCTGAGTCTCGCCCCGCACGCCGCGCCGGTGGACGAGGACGCCGTCGAGCAGGTGGCCGGCGACATGGGTCCGACCGGTCGGCCGTTGCGCTACACGCCCGACCCGCCGCTGATCGCCCACCACGGCCCGGCCACGATCCTGGCCGTCTGCAACCAGAAGGGCGGCGTCGGCAAGACCACGTCGACGATCAACCTGGGCGCGGCGCTGGCCGAGTACGGCCGCCGCGTGCTGCTGGTCGACTTCGACCCGCAGGGCGCGCTGTCCGTCGGCCTGGGCGTGCACCCGCACCAGCTCGACCAGACCATCTACAACGTGATCATGGAGCGGGACGTCGGCATCCGCGACGTCATCCTGGACACGCCGGTCGAGGGCATGGACCTGCTGCCCAGCAACATCGACCTGTCCGCCGCCGAGATCCAGCTCGTGTCCGAGGTCGGGCGCGAGCACACGCTGGTGCGCACGCTGCGCCCGGTGATCGACTACTACGACTACGTGCTGGTCGACTGCCAGCCCTCGCTCGGCCTGCTCACGGTGAACGCGCTGGCCGCGGCCGACGGCGTGCTCATCCCGCTGGAGTGCGAGTTCTTCAGCCTGCGCGGGGTCGCCCTGCTGATGGACACCATCGAGAAGGTCAGGGAGCGGTTGAACCCGAAGCTGGAGATCACCGGCATCCTCGCCACCATGTACGACCCGCGCACGCTGCACTCGCGCGAGGTGATGGCCCGGGTGGTCGAGGCGTTCGGCGACGTCGTGTTCGACACGGTGATCAACCGCACGGTCCGCTTCCCGGAGACGACGGTCGCGGGCGAGCCGATCACCCGGTGGGCGCCGCGCTCGGCCGGGGCCAAGGCGTACCGGGCGCTGGCCCGCGAGGTGATCGCCCGGTGACCCGACGCCCCACCTTGCCGGGCGCGTCAGAGCTGTTCCGCTCCACCGGTCCCGCCGCCGACCCCGCGCCCGACCGTGTCGTCACCGGGCGGGAACGGCACGCCACGAAGATCACCGTGTACGTGTCCGACGAGGAACTCCTGGCGCTGGAGCACGCGCGGTTGGCGTTGCGCGGCGAGCACGGACTCGCGGTCGACCGGGGCCGGGTGGTGCGCGCGGCGATCGCGCTCGCGCTCGACGACCTCGACGCGCACGGCGGGGACTCGCCGCTCGTCCGCAGACTGCGGGACCGGTGAGCGCGCCCCAGGCCCCGGAGCACGACGGCAGGTTCAAGGTCCGGCTGACCAACTTCGAGGGCCCGTTCGACCTGCTGCTCCAGCTGATCTCGCAGCACACGCTGGACGTCACCGAGGTGGCGTTGCACCAGGTCACCGACGACTTCATCGCGCACATCCGCAACCTGGGCGACGACTGGGACCTGGACGAGACCACCGAGTTCCTGGTGATCGCCGCGACCCTGCTGGACCTGAAGGCGGCCCGGCTGCTGCCGCAGGGCGACGTCGAGGACGAGGACGACCTGGCCCTGCTGGAGGCGCGCGACCTGCTGTTCGCGCGGCTGCTCCAGTACCGGGCGTACAAGCAGGTCGCGCTGCTGTTCGGGGAGTTGGAGCAGGGCGCGTACCGGCGCTACCCGCGTTCGGTGGCGTTGGAGGAGCGGTACGAGGGGCTGCTGCCCGAGGTGATGCTCGGCGTCGACGCGGCGAAGTTCGCGCTGCTGGCGGCGGCGGTGTTCCGGCCCAAGCCGCCGCCGACCGTGTCGCTCTCGCACGTGCACCAGCACCGGGTGTCGGTGCGCGAGCACGCCGACCGGCTGCGCGAGGTGATCGCGGCCCGGGGCACGGTGACGTTCGCCGAACTCGTGGCCGACCGCACGGAGACGATGGAGATCGTGGCCGGGTTCCTGGCCCTGCTGGAGCTGTACCGGGAGCGGGTGTTGGCGTTCGAGCAGCCCGATCCGCTGGGCGAGCTGACCGTGACGTGGGTCGGCGGGACCGTCGAGGAGGCGCGGGCGGCGGCCCGTGACGAGGACGAGGAGTACGGGTGAGCGAGCCGACCGCGGTCGACGACGAGTCGGGGCTGCCCGACCTCGCCGACGACGAGGAGTTCGCCGGCGCGGTGGAGTCGGTGCTGCTGGTCGTGGACTCGCCGGTGTCCGAGGAGCAGCTCGCGAGCGTCTTCGAGCAGCCGGTGCGCCGGGTCACGGCCACGTTGCGCCGGCTGTCCGCCGACTACACCGCGCGGGGCAGCGGTATCGACCTGCGTAGAATCGGGGACGGCTGGCGGTTCCACACCAGGGACCGCTTCGCGCCATTCGTGGAGAAGCTGCTGCTCGACGGGCAGCGTGCCAAGCTCACGCGGGCCGCGTTGGAGACCCTCGCGGTGATCGCCTACCGGCAGCCCGTCACGCGGGCCCGGGTCGCGGCGGTGCGCGGGGTGAACGTCGACGGCGTGATCCGCACGCTGGTCGCGCGCGGGCTCATCGCGGAGACGGGCACCGACTCCGACACGGGTGGCATCCTTTACCGGACGACCGAACTGTTCCTGGAGCGGTTGGGCCTGGCGTCGTTGGACGACCTGCCCCCGATCGCTCCCCTGCTGCCCGAAGTGGATGCGATCGACGATGTCTGACCAAGAGCCCGAGGGCATCCGGCTCCAGAAGGTGCTCGCCAAGGCGGGCATCGCCTCCCGGCGGGTCGCCGAGGAGCTGATCGAACTGGGCCGGGTGCAGGTCGACGGCGAGGTCGTGCGCGAGCAGGGCCGGCGGATCGACCCGGAGACGGCGGTCGTGCACGTCGACGGCGTGCGGGTCGTGCTCAAGGACGACGTGATCACGTTGGTGCTGAACAAGCCGCGCGGCGTGCTGTCCACGATGCACGACGAGACGCACCGGCCGTGCGTCGGCGACTACCTCAAGCACCGCAAGGAACGGCTGTTCCACGTCGGCCGCCTCGACGCGGACACCGAGGGCCTGCTGCTGCTGACCAACGACGGCGATCTCGCGCACCGGTTGATGCACCCGTCGTTCGGGGTGTCCAAGACCTACCTGGCCGAGGTGCCGGGTCCGGTGCCCAAGGGCATCGGCAAGGAGTTGCGCGCGGGCGTCGAGCTGGAGGACGGGCCGGCGTCGGTCGACTCGTTCAAGGTCGTGTCGTCGATGCCGGGCCGCGCGCTGGTCAAGGTGGTCGTCCACGAGGGCCGCAAGCACATCGTCCGCCGGTTGCTCGACCACGTCGGCCTGCCGGTGCAGAGCCTGGTGCGCACGGCCGTCGGCGAGGTCCTGCTGGGTCAGCAGCGGCCGGGGTCGATGCGCGTGCTCAACCGCCAGGAGGTCGGCTCGCTGTACAAGGCGGTCGGTCTGTAGTCGTTCCGGGGAGACCCCGCGCGGGGGTGGGCGGCGTCGGCGACGACGGTGCCCACCCCCGCGGTGTTTCCCACGGGGTGGGACGCCCCCGCGTTCGCACCGATCCTGACGTCCGGGTTCGGGGCGAGCTGAGACGCTCTCGGAAAATTCACGTCCTGGTCATCGTGACCAGGCATATTCCATCCGGTTTTGATCCGGTGGTCGCGATCGCTTCAGTGTCGGTCGAAAGCAACTTGCAGGACGGGCCGTGAAGGATTCGCGGCAGTAATTTCCCGAGCACTCATTGTGAAGGGCGGGTCCCACTCTCTAGATTGGGCCGGGTTCGTCCGCTGTGATCAACCGGAAGTAGGCGTTGCGCGTGCGTGCGCTCACCCGGGGACTGCTCGGCGTGGTCGGGTTCCTGCTCGTGTGGGAAGCGTTCGGCCGGTCCGGGGCGGTGCCCGTCGACTACCTGCCCCCACCCTCGGTGGTGGGCGGCGAGCTGATCAGGCTCCTGGGCGACAAGGCGTTCCTGCGTGACGTCGTCGCCACCGTCCTCGCACTGCTCATCGCCGTCGGGGTGTCGATCGCGATCGCCGTCCCGGCCGGACTGGTGCTGGGCAGCGTCCCCGCCGTCCGGCACGCCACCCACGCGGTGATCGAGTTCCTGCGGCCGATCCCGTCGGTCGCGTTGATCCCGCTGGCGATCGTCATCCTGGGCATCGGCCCGGAAACCAAGATCACGCTGGCGGTGTACGCGTCGGTCTGGCCGATCCTGTTCAACACCATGTACGCGCTGGACGAACTCGACTCGCTGCTCGTCGACACGGCCAAGGTGTTCGGTGCGGGACGGCTGCGGGTGCTGTTCTCGGTCGCGCTGCCCAGCGCGCTCCCGTTCGTGCTGACCGGGATCAGGCTGGCCGCGACCACCTCGCTCGTCGTGCTGGTGAGCGTGGAACTGCTCGCCGGCGGCGAGCGCGGGATCGGACTGTTCATCATGGACGCCCGCAGCGGACCGGGTCGGATGGACCTGGTGCTGGCCGGGACCGTGGTGGCCGGTGTGCTCGGCTACCTGCTCAACGACGGGCTCGAACGGGCCCAGCGTCGGTGGGTCGCGTGGAGTCCGGCGGCCGGGAGGCGGTCGTGAACCGGTTCCTCCAGCGCTGGCTGGTGTTCGTCGGCCTGGTCGCGGCGTGGGAGCTGGCGACGTGGATCGCCGACGACCCGTTCTTCCCGCGGCCGAGCGTGATCGTCGAGTCCGCGCACCTGCTCTGGCTGTCCGGACCGGCCGGGCACCTGTTCCTGACCGACGCGGTCTTCGAGCACGTGGGACCGAGCCTGGCCCGCCTGCTCGGCGGGTGGGCGATCGCCGGTGTCGTCGGCGTTTCGCTGGGCGTCCTGCTGGGTCGTTCGCCGACGGCCCTGCAGTTCGTGGGTCCGGTGCTGACGTTCCTGCGGTCGATCCCGCCGCCCGCGCTGGTCCCGGTCTTCCTGCTGGTGTTCAACATCGGCACGCAGATGCAGCTGGCCACGATCGTCTTCGGCGTGCTGTGGCCGATCCTGCTCAACAGCGTCGACGGCGCGCGTTCCGTCGACGAGACCAAGTCCGACACCTCGGCCGTGTTCCGCATCCCCCGGTTCCAATGGATCACCGGCGTCGTGCTCCCCGCGGCGGCGCCCAAGATCTTCGCCGGGCTGCGGGTCAGCCTCTCGCTGTCCCTGGTGCTGATGGTCGTGTCGGAACTGGTCGGCACCGACAACGGGATCGGGTCGCAACTCCTGGTGGCGCAACGGGAGTTCGACTACCCCGACATGTGGGCCGGGATCGTCCTGCTGGGAGTCCTCGGCTACGCCCTCAACACCGTGCTCCTCGCCTTCGAACGCCGGGCGCTGTCCTGGCAGCCGAAGCGGGAGCGCACCCCCGCGACGGTGGAGAAGTGACAATGACCGCGATGCTCGAAGTGGCCGGTCTCGGCCACACCTACCAGGCGAAGGACGGCGCGCACACCGCGATCGCCGACCTGTCGTTCACCGTCGGCACCGGAGAGCTGGTCTGCGTGGTCGGGCCGTCCGGCTGCGGCAAGTCCACGCTGCTGCGGACGATCTCCGGTCTGATCAGCCCGACGAGCGGCGACGTCACGCTGCACGGCGACGCCGTGCGCGGCGTGCCCGACGACCTGGCCGTGGTGTTCCAGGACTACAGCCGTTCGCTGTTCCCGTGGTTGTCGGTGCAGAAGAACGTGGAGTTCCCGTTGCGGCACTCGCTGCGGCGGCGGGCGCGCAAGGCGCGGGTGGCCGAGGCGCTGGAGTGGGTCGGGCTGACCGGCGCGGCGCGCAAGTACCCGTGGCAGCTCTCCGGCGGCATGCAGCAGCGCGTGGCGATCGCGCGGGCGTTGGCGTACCGCCCGGCACTGTTGCTGATGGACGAGCCGTTCGCGTCGGTGGACGCGCAGACCCGGTTCGAGTTGGAGGACCTGCTGTTGCGGGTGCGCACCGAGTACGACACCACGGTGCTGGTCGTGACGCACGACATCGACGAAAGCGTGTACCTGGGGGACCGCATTCTGGTGTTGTCGTCGTCGCCCGCCGCGGTGGTCGCGGATCTGCGCGTCGACCTGCCCGCGCAACGCGATCAGATCACCACGCGCGAATCGGAATCGTTCGTGGCGTTGCGCGGCGAGGTGGCCCGGCTGCTCAATGTCGGCCGGTCGTCGAAGGAATTGCGTGCCCAACGGCACGCGGATGAACGCCAGGCGGCGCGGTGGGCCGAGGCGGAACGCGCCGAAACCGGTCGCATCGACGTTCCCCGGCAATCCACCCGGTGACGTGGCTTTGATTCACGGAGGGCTTTGTCCGCCGCTTCCGGGCGACGGACGAAGCCCTCCGGCGCGTTCAGGGTCCGACGTAGTTCTGGGCGAAATAACCGGCGGAGGACCGGGAGCCGATGAGGTGTTGCAATCGGGCCTCGCCCAAACGGCTCAGGAACGGCTCCGGCGAGCGGTGGATCATGAATACCATCCATTGCGAGAACTCCTGCGCACGCCATACACGACGCAGGCAGACGTCCGAGTACTCCCGCAGTCCGCGGTCATCCCCCGATCGGTGATACCCGATCAGGGCGGCGGCGAGGACTTCCGCGTCGTGCAATGCGAGGTTCATTCCCTTGGCGCCGACCGGCGTGATGATGTGGGCGGCGTCGCCGAGCAGGTAGAG includes the following:
- a CDS encoding ABC transporter ATP-binding protein encodes the protein MTAMLEVAGLGHTYQAKDGAHTAIADLSFTVGTGELVCVVGPSGCGKSTLLRTISGLISPTSGDVTLHGDAVRGVPDDLAVVFQDYSRSLFPWLSVQKNVEFPLRHSLRRRARKARVAEALEWVGLTGAARKYPWQLSGGMQQRVAIARALAYRPALLLMDEPFASVDAQTRFELEDLLLRVRTEYDTTVLVVTHDIDESVYLGDRILVLSSSPAAVVADLRVDLPAQRDQITTRESESFVALRGEVARLLNVGRSSKELRAQRHADERQAARWAEAERAETGRIDVPRQSTR